In the genome of Alphaproteobacteria bacterium, one region contains:
- a CDS encoding phytanoyl-CoA dioxygenase family protein, whose protein sequence is MQLNRDQIAQFHRDGYLFLPECFSRAEAAVLRREADVVYAQDREEVWREKDGSTPRTAFAAHHYNEAFRRLGAHPRLIEPVEQILDGKLYMHQYKVNAKAAFDGDVWQWHQDFGTWHRDDGMPEPRAMNIAVFLDDVTEFNGALMFIPGSHREGVVEAGHDLATTSYPLWTLDNAKIRELAAKGGIVAPKGPAGSVIMFHGCLVHASPANISPWDRTIVYLSLCEVSNHITKFQRPEWIAHRDFTPIEPLADDCLTQLAEARPAAAE, encoded by the coding sequence ATGCAACTGAACAGGGATCAGATCGCGCAGTTTCACCGGGACGGATATCTGTTCCTGCCGGAATGCTTCAGCCGGGCCGAGGCGGCGGTGTTGCGGCGGGAAGCCGACGTCGTCTATGCGCAGGATCGCGAGGAGGTCTGGCGCGAGAAGGACGGCTCGACGCCGCGCACCGCCTTCGCCGCCCATCACTACAACGAGGCCTTCCGCCGCCTGGGCGCCCATCCGCGCCTGATCGAGCCGGTGGAGCAGATCCTGGACGGCAAGCTCTACATGCACCAGTACAAGGTGAACGCGAAGGCGGCGTTCGACGGCGATGTCTGGCAGTGGCACCAGGATTTCGGCACTTGGCACCGCGACGACGGCATGCCGGAGCCGCGGGCCATGAACATCGCCGTGTTCCTGGACGACGTGACCGAGTTCAACGGCGCGCTGATGTTCATTCCCGGCAGCCATCGCGAAGGCGTGGTCGAGGCCGGGCACGATCTGGCCACCACTTCCTATCCGCTCTGGACGCTGGACAACGCCAAGATCCGCGAACTGGCGGCCAAGGGCGGCATCGTGGCGCCGAAAGGGCCGGCGGGCAGCGTGATCATGTTCCATGGCTGCCTGGTGCATGCCTCGCCCGCGAACATCTCGCCCTGGGACCGGACCATCGTCTATCTGAGCCTGTGCGAGGTGTCGAACCACATCACGAAATTCCAGCGGCCGGAATGGATTGCCCACCGCGACTTCACCCCGATCGAGCCGCTGGCGGACGATTGCCTGACCCAGTTGGCCGAGGCCCGGCCTGCGGCCGCGGAATAA
- a CDS encoding CatB-related O-acetyltransferase, whose protein sequence is MAKVRNDKARKLAFKFLRLAENQFTSQRLRRVYRDWFGVEVGLYSYGCFDPARFPPGTRFGRYCSIANTAASFDTDHPVDAAILHPVAYHPGFGVVDAWRIAPTPLVVEDDVWLGHNVTILAGTGRIGRGAIVAAGAVVREPVAPYMIVAGIPARPIRPRFGPERIASLEASHWWERTPPELRHLTAQHADWLPEAASRHATKD, encoded by the coding sequence TTGGCAAAGGTGCGCAACGACAAGGCCCGCAAGTTGGCCTTCAAATTCCTGCGGCTCGCCGAGAACCAGTTCACCAGCCAGCGGCTGCGCCGCGTCTATCGCGATTGGTTCGGGGTGGAGGTGGGGCTCTACTCCTATGGCTGTTTCGATCCGGCGCGCTTCCCGCCCGGCACACGCTTCGGCCGCTATTGCTCGATCGCGAACACCGCTGCCAGCTTCGACACCGATCACCCGGTCGACGCCGCCATCCTGCACCCGGTCGCCTACCATCCCGGCTTCGGCGTCGTCGACGCTTGGCGCATCGCGCCGACGCCGTTGGTGGTGGAGGACGATGTTTGGCTCGGCCACAACGTCACCATCCTGGCCGGCACCGGCCGCATCGGCCGGGGCGCGATTGTCGCAGCCGGCGCGGTGGTAAGAGAGCCGGTGGCGCCCTATATGATCGTGGCAGGCATTCCCGCCCGCCCCATCCGGCCCCGCTTCGGGCCCGAGCGCATCGCTTCCCTGGAAGCGAGCCATTGGTGGGAGCGGACGCCTCCGGAGTTGCGACACCTGACGGCGCAACATGCGGATTGGCTCCCGGAAGCGGCAAGCCGCCACGCTACCAAAGATTAA
- a CDS encoding LysR family transcriptional regulator, with protein MDWDKLRVFHAVAEAGSFTHAGEVLNLSQSAVSRQVHALEESLGLLLFHRHARGLILTESGELLYRNVHEVFHRLAMTEAMLTESKEQPQGPLKISTTTAFGSTWLTPHMKEFIELYPDVEVSLVLTESDLDLGMREADCAIRFQPPTQPDLIQRHLKTVRSRLFAAPMYLKQHGVPQTVDDLDGHLIVYGSDGPLPSLNINWIMDPQLTDKALRPVLRVNNIYAMYRAVVSGLGIAALPAYTARMSGELVNVLSHIEGPHTDVYFIYPEEMRQSKRINVFRDFLVRKVAERRIDF; from the coding sequence ATGGACTGGGACAAGCTGCGGGTCTTCCACGCGGTCGCGGAAGCCGGCAGTTTCACGCACGCAGGCGAGGTGCTGAACCTCTCGCAGAGCGCGGTCAGCCGCCAGGTGCACGCCCTGGAGGAGAGCCTGGGCCTGCTGTTGTTTCACCGCCACGCCCGCGGCCTGATCCTGACCGAATCGGGCGAGCTACTCTATCGCAACGTGCACGAGGTGTTTCATCGCCTGGCCATGACCGAGGCGATGCTGACCGAATCGAAGGAGCAGCCGCAAGGCCCGCTCAAGATCAGCACCACCACCGCCTTCGGCTCCACCTGGCTGACGCCGCACATGAAGGAATTCATCGAACTCTATCCCGACGTCGAGGTGAGCCTGGTGCTGACCGAAAGCGACCTGGACCTGGGTATGCGTGAGGCCGATTGCGCCATCCGCTTCCAGCCGCCGACGCAGCCGGACCTGATCCAGCGCCACCTGAAGACCGTGCGCTCGCGCCTGTTCGCTGCGCCGATGTATCTGAAGCAACACGGCGTGCCGCAGACCGTGGACGACCTGGACGGCCATCTGATCGTCTATGGCTCGGACGGGCCGCTGCCGTCGCTGAACATCAACTGGATCATGGATCCGCAACTCACCGACAAGGCCCTGCGCCCGGTGCTGCGGGTCAACAACATTTACGCCATGTACCGCGCCGTGGTCAGCGGCCTGGGCATCGCGGCGCTGCCGGCCTATACGGCGCGCATGTCGGGTGAATTGGTGAATGTGTTGAGCCACATAGAAGGGCCGCACACCGACGTCTATTTCATCTATCCCGAGGAAATGCGGCAATCCAAGCGGATCAACGTCTTCCGCGACTTCCTGGTTCGGAAGGTCGCGGAGCGCCGCATCGATTTCTGA
- the trxB gene encoding thioredoxin-disulfide reductase — translation MDHRTKVLIVGSGPAGYTAAIYAARAGLNPLLVQGMAPGGQLTITTDVENYPGFADVIQGPWLMEQMQAQAAHVGTEMIFDVVTGVDFSQRPFVCQGDGGDRYIADAVIVATGAEARWLGLESEKKFQGFGVSACATCDGFFFRGKEVLVVGGGNTAVEEALYLTNHASKVILVHRRDTLRAEKILQERLFRNPKIEMVWDSALDEVLGDENPPGVTGVRLKNVKTGETVERAVDGVFIAIGHRPNSDIFKGVLDMDGEGYLLTKPDSTRTNVPGVFAAGDVKDKVFRQAVTAAGLGCMAALEAEKFLAAAEDVPLAAE, via the coding sequence ATGGATCATCGTACCAAGGTTTTGATCGTCGGTTCCGGCCCTGCGGGTTACACGGCGGCGATTTACGCGGCCCGCGCGGGATTGAACCCGCTGCTGGTGCAGGGCATGGCGCCGGGCGGTCAGCTCACCATCACGACGGATGTGGAAAACTATCCGGGCTTTGCCGACGTGATCCAGGGCCCCTGGCTGATGGAGCAGATGCAGGCCCAGGCGGCCCATGTCGGCACGGAAATGATTTTCGACGTCGTCACCGGCGTGGATTTTTCCCAGCGCCCGTTCGTTTGCCAGGGCGATGGCGGCGACCGCTATATCGCCGATGCGGTCATCGTTGCCACCGGTGCGGAGGCGCGCTGGCTGGGGCTGGAGAGCGAGAAGAAATTCCAGGGCTTCGGCGTCTCGGCCTGTGCCACCTGCGACGGCTTTTTCTTCCGCGGCAAGGAAGTGTTGGTCGTCGGCGGCGGCAATACGGCGGTGGAGGAGGCGCTCTACCTGACCAACCACGCCAGCAAGGTGATCCTGGTGCATCGCCGCGACACGCTGCGCGCCGAGAAAATCCTGCAGGAGCGGCTGTTCCGCAATCCCAAGATCGAAATGGTCTGGGATTCGGCGCTGGACGAGGTGCTGGGGGATGAGAACCCGCCTGGCGTCACCGGCGTGCGCCTGAAGAACGTCAAGACCGGCGAGACCGTCGAGCGCGCGGTGGACGGCGTCTTCATCGCCATCGGCCACCGGCCGAACAGCGACATCTTCAAGGGCGTGCTGGACATGGATGGCGAGGGCTATCTGCTGACCAAGCCCGACAGCACGCGCACCAACGTGCCCGGCGTGTTCGCCGCCGGCGACGTGAAGGACAAGGTGTTCCGCCAGGCGGTGACGGCCGCGGGCCTCGGCTGCATGGCGGCGCTGGAGGCGGAGAAATTCCTGGCTGCGGCGGAGGATGTGCCGCTCGCGGCGGAGTAG
- a CDS encoding Lrp/AsnC family transcriptional regulator, whose product MARVRLDEIDRNILKDLQANGRMTNVDLAGRAGISAPPCLRRVRALETGGYIRGYHADLSPELLGFEVVFFALVGLESQKQDRLRSFETLVQDWPEVRECHMVRGGGDFLLKLMAHNTAHENELTQKLTSAPDVIRVTTFPVIRTSKSEPGVPMDEAPVIGADDSALAG is encoded by the coding sequence ATGGCCCGCGTGCGGCTGGATGAGATCGATCGCAACATTCTGAAGGATTTGCAGGCGAATGGCCGCATGACCAATGTGGACCTCGCCGGCCGCGCCGGGATCTCCGCACCGCCCTGCCTGCGCCGGGTGCGGGCGTTGGAGACCGGCGGCTACATCCGCGGCTACCACGCCGACCTGTCGCCGGAACTGCTGGGCTTCGAGGTGGTGTTCTTCGCGCTGGTCGGCCTGGAAAGCCAGAAACAGGACCGCCTGCGGTCATTCGAGACCCTGGTCCAGGACTGGCCCGAGGTGCGCGAGTGCCACATGGTGCGCGGCGGCGGCGACTTCCTCCTGAAGCTGATGGCCCACAACACGGCGCACGAGAACGAGCTGACCCAGAAGCTCACCTCCGCCCCGGACGTGATCCGGGTGACCACCTTCCCGGTGATCCGCACCAGCAAGTCCGAACCCGGCGTCCCCATGGACGAGGCCCCTGTCATCGGCGCCGACGATTCGGCCCTGGCGGGGTAG
- a CDS encoding aldo/keto reductase — protein sequence MDYVPFGRTGLTVSVAGLGCGGNSQLGLGRGKSEADAVRLVRAAHDLGVTLFDTAEAYGTEGVVGEAARRIGRDKVVIASKCRMRIGEDLISAGQFQAKLDASLKALGTDYVDIYQLHAVTPAMYDHVAAEIVPALQQAKAAGKLRHIGITETSPHDPHQRMLQRALQDDVWESAMFGFHMLNQGARRDVFPLTAAKGVGTLLMFVVRNIFSQPGLLQETVQDLAAAGQLPPDLAADPEPLGFLLHEGGATSIIDAAYRYARHEPGAHVTLFGTSDIGHLEANIASILRPPLPEADRVRLVNTFGHLHGVGLDLPNRVKPPQN from the coding sequence ATGGATTACGTCCCCTTCGGCCGCACCGGCCTGACCGTCTCCGTTGCCGGGCTCGGATGCGGCGGCAACTCGCAACTGGGCCTGGGCCGCGGCAAGTCCGAGGCCGACGCCGTCCGCCTCGTCCGCGCCGCCCATGATCTGGGCGTCACCCTGTTCGACACCGCCGAGGCCTACGGCACCGAGGGCGTGGTCGGAGAGGCCGCGCGCCGGATCGGCCGCGACAAGGTGGTGATCGCCTCCAAATGCCGGATGCGAATCGGCGAAGACCTGATCTCCGCCGGCCAGTTCCAGGCCAAGCTCGACGCCTCGCTGAAGGCGCTCGGCACCGACTATGTCGACATCTACCAGCTGCACGCGGTGACACCGGCCATGTACGACCACGTCGCCGCCGAGATCGTGCCGGCCCTGCAACAGGCCAAGGCCGCCGGCAAGCTCCGCCATATCGGCATCACCGAGACCTCGCCGCACGACCCGCACCAGCGGATGCTGCAACGGGCCTTGCAGGACGATGTCTGGGAAAGCGCCATGTTCGGCTTCCACATGCTGAACCAGGGCGCGCGACGCGACGTGTTCCCGCTGACAGCGGCCAAGGGCGTCGGCACCCTGCTGATGTTCGTGGTGCGCAACATTTTCAGCCAGCCCGGCCTGTTACAGGAGACCGTCCAAGACCTCGCCGCCGCCGGCCAACTGCCGCCGGACCTCGCCGCCGATCCGGAGCCGCTGGGCTTTCTGCTGCACGAAGGCGGTGCCACCTCGATCATCGACGCGGCCTATCGCTATGCCCGGCACGAGCCCGGCGCGCATGTCACGCTGTTCGGCACCAGCGACATCGGCCACCTGGAAGCCAACATCGCCTCGATCCTGCGTCCGCCACTGCCGGAGGCGGACCGCGTGCGCCTGGTCAACACCTTCGGCCATCTGCACGGCGTCGGGCTGGACTTGCCGAACCGGGTGAAACCGCCCCAGAATTGA
- a CDS encoding ABC transporter ATP-binding protein, producing the protein MWRITRMAFRHRWRMAIAIAATLAAAVFQLFVPQYLGQAIDQAHTLLADKSVDPAAAEAALLTTALLLLGAASLRGLCTMMQNYMGEAVGQLIGYQLRLDFYRQLQRLSFSWHDRVHTGDLMTRGILDIEGVRLWTDTGILRSFLLTTLIGGGAYILMSKDVLLGCTTLSFVPIVGLRASFARLKLRDAWLAYQDQMSLVTKVMEENLGGIRVVRAFAGQDHELDRYDRFAGEALAMARERAGLFVRNITQMTYIYYLAMGLTLWVGGEKVIAGEISLGVLAEALAFMLILQMPVRQIGWMINSIARASTCGGRLFHIIDLEPAIQDAPNAKPLAITDGVVRFEHVSFRYPAWTGDDRTLADISLEVRPGRVLGIVGPPGSGKTTITHLLGRYYDVEDGRITIDGQDIRHVTLESLRRTVSIVQQDAFLFTASLGHNIAYGDPWAEGARIEGAAATAQLHGYIQSLPEAYQSLVGERGVSLSGGQRQRLAIARAILPEARVLVFDDSSAAIDAGTERQIRDALAGATENRAVIIIAHRLSSLLHADEIVFLDAGRIVERGSHDQLMAAGGPYARLYELQARTTAGEDVA; encoded by the coding sequence TTGTGGCGCATCACGCGCATGGCGTTCCGCCACCGCTGGCGCATGGCCATCGCCATCGCCGCGACCCTGGCGGCGGCGGTCTTCCAGCTGTTCGTACCGCAGTATCTGGGCCAGGCCATCGACCAGGCCCACACGCTGCTGGCGGACAAGAGCGTCGACCCCGCCGCGGCGGAGGCGGCCCTGCTCACCACCGCGCTGCTGTTGCTGGGGGCGGCGTCGCTCCGCGGCCTCTGCACCATGATGCAGAATTATATGGGCGAGGCGGTGGGCCAGTTGATCGGCTACCAGCTGCGGCTGGATTTCTATCGACAGTTGCAGCGCCTCAGCTTTTCCTGGCACGACCGGGTGCACACCGGCGACCTGATGACCCGCGGCATCCTCGATATCGAGGGCGTGCGGCTCTGGACCGACACCGGCATTCTGCGCTCGTTCCTGCTGACGACGCTGATCGGCGGCGGCGCCTATATCCTGATGAGCAAGGACGTGCTGCTGGGCTGCACCACGCTCAGCTTCGTGCCCATTGTCGGCCTTCGCGCCTCGTTCGCCCGGCTGAAGCTGCGCGACGCCTGGCTTGCCTATCAGGACCAGATGAGCCTGGTGACCAAGGTCATGGAGGAGAATCTGGGCGGCATCCGCGTCGTCCGGGCCTTTGCCGGCCAGGACCACGAACTCGACCGTTACGACCGCTTCGCTGGCGAGGCGCTGGCCATGGCGCGCGAACGGGCCGGGCTGTTCGTGCGCAACATCACCCAGATGACCTATATCTACTACCTTGCCATGGGCCTGACCCTCTGGGTCGGCGGCGAGAAGGTCATCGCGGGCGAGATCAGCCTGGGCGTGCTGGCGGAGGCGCTGGCCTTCATGCTGATCCTGCAAATGCCGGTGCGCCAGATCGGCTGGATGATCAACTCCATCGCCCGCGCCTCGACGTGCGGCGGCCGCCTGTTCCACATCATCGACCTGGAGCCCGCCATTCAGGACGCGCCGAACGCCAAGCCGCTGGCGATCACCGACGGCGTCGTCCGCTTCGAGCATGTGTCGTTCCGCTACCCGGCCTGGACCGGCGACGACCGCACGCTTGCCGACATCTCGCTGGAGGTCCGGCCCGGCCGGGTGCTGGGCATTGTCGGCCCACCCGGCAGCGGCAAGACCACCATCACCCACCTGTTGGGGCGCTATTACGACGTGGAGGACGGCCGCATCACCATCGACGGCCAGGACATCCGCCACGTCACCCTGGAGTCGCTGCGCCGGACCGTGAGCATCGTGCAGCAGGACGCCTTTCTCTTCACCGCCAGCCTCGGCCACAACATCGCCTATGGCGACCCGTGGGCGGAGGGCGCGCGCATCGAGGGCGCGGCCGCCACGGCGCAACTGCACGGCTATATCCAGAGCCTGCCGGAGGCCTATCAATCGCTGGTGGGCGAGCGCGGCGTGTCGCTGTCCGGCGGCCAGCGCCAGCGCCTGGCCATCGCCCGCGCCATCCTGCCGGAGGCGCGGGTGCTGGTGTTCGACGATTCCTCGGCCGCCATCGACGCCGGCACCGAGCGCCAGATCCGCGACGCCCTGGCCGGGGCGACCGAGAACCGGGCCGTCATCATCATCGCGCACCGCCTCTCGTCGCTGCTGCACGCCGACGAGATCGTGTTCCTGGACGCCGGCCGCATCGTCGAACGCGGCAGCCACGACCAGTTGATGGCCGCCGGCGGCCCCTATGCCCGGCTCTACGAGTTGCAGGCCCGCACCACCGCCGGGGAGGACGTGGCATGA